From the genome of Candidatus Nitrosocosmicus oleophilus, one region includes:
- a CDS encoding patatin-like phospholipase family protein, whose amino-acid sequence MDIETILVLQGGGSLGAYECGVYKALYKRGIEFDILAGSSIGAINASIITAAQNSEKNTSEILESFWLTLAENINPSGFNFEIPYLSFDKKMALWASMQSSFFGNSKAFLPKWFSPGSPFYFDPSNWTYLYDLTPLRKTLKGFIEFENLKKITTDKNDNKFDKNKSNSARLIVTSTDIQKGEPVIFDNAHMDIDVNMIAACAGYPFYGLKWTIIDGRYLWDGSLLTNTPMMEVMRASPLKNKKLYIVDVFPRQQEEIPSNMIEVWHRARDIMFMDKTDTNIEMLKISEKYLNLLKKMHDIVNSEDAKIDQSTRDKLNQLDSDYRSLTQSHGAAIMDVVRIGRKERDSHYLFEDADFSKYRIKRLIEEGEKDAESKLKREKNVVK is encoded by the coding sequence ATGGACATTGAAACCATTCTCGTACTTCAAGGAGGGGGTTCACTTGGTGCTTATGAATGTGGAGTGTATAAAGCACTTTACAAAAGAGGCATCGAATTTGATATTCTCGCTGGTTCATCCATTGGTGCCATTAACGCGTCAATAATAACTGCTGCACAGAATTCAGAAAAAAATACTTCTGAAATCCTTGAATCTTTTTGGCTCACGCTTGCTGAAAATATCAACCCATCAGGTTTCAATTTTGAAATTCCATACCTATCTTTTGATAAAAAAATGGCTCTATGGGCTTCAATGCAATCGTCGTTTTTTGGTAATTCAAAGGCATTCTTACCAAAATGGTTTAGTCCCGGTTCTCCCTTTTATTTTGATCCATCCAATTGGACGTATCTCTATGATTTGACTCCACTCAGAAAGACATTAAAAGGGTTTATAGAATTTGAGAATCTCAAGAAAATTACTACTGACAAAAATGATAATAAATTCGACAAAAACAAATCAAACTCTGCAAGACTAATTGTAACTTCTACAGACATACAGAAAGGAGAACCAGTGATCTTTGATAATGCTCATATGGACATCGATGTAAATATGATAGCTGCTTGTGCAGGTTATCCTTTCTATGGATTAAAGTGGACCATAATAGATGGGAGATATCTATGGGATGGAAGTTTGTTAACCAATACCCCAATGATGGAGGTTATGAGAGCGTCCCCGCTAAAAAATAAGAAGTTATACATTGTAGATGTTTTTCCACGTCAGCAAGAAGAAATTCCCAGTAATATGATTGAAGTTTGGCATAGAGCCAGAGATATAATGTTTATGGATAAAACAGACACAAATATAGAAATGCTAAAGATTAGTGAAAAATATCTAAACCTCTTAAAGAAAATGCACGATATTGTTAACTCAGAGGATGCGAAAATAGATCAAAGTACAAGAGATAAACTAAATCAATTAGATTCTGACTATCGTTCCTTAACCCAAAGTCATGGCGCAGCCATAATGGATGTGGTAAGAATAGGTAGAAAGGAAAGAGATTCGCATTATTTATTTGAAGATGCAGACTTTTCTAAATATAGGATAAAAAGACTTATTGAAGAGGGTGAAAAGGATGCAGAATCTAAGCTTAAAAGGGAAAAGAATGTTGTAAAGTGA
- a CDS encoding NAD(P)/FAD-dependent oxidoreductase: MLKKNNANKNKQIVILGGGFGGIGVLKNLQDEFRENKNIEITLISKNNFLLFTPMLPEIVSGAIETRHIVTPIRSFCNKSTFYEAEVKSIDLDNKEITITHTIGRETQDSDVEEKEGHDHKLRYDYLVIALGSENNFFGNSNIQENAFTLKTITDAIILRNHLIKVLEQANIEQDDKELRKSLLTFVVVGGGFSGVETVGAVNDFIRESVKRYYPNIYMSDVKVILVSATNNLLEQIDEDLGHYALEKLKQNGVEFIMDTLVKDIAKNTTILNNDIVIPCYSLIWTAGVTPNKLITDLNCKHDKNHRIIANNYLEVTGYENSVYSLGDCVSIIDPHTGKPYPPTAQHAIKQSDVVSKNIISSIKGKPEKDKQLFDYKSKGMMAQIGKRTGVAIFFGKIKLHGILAWWLWRMYYLINLPTTKKKIKVIGDWTFDFIFKPDISQIQ, translated from the coding sequence ATGTTAAAGAAAAATAATGCAAATAAAAACAAACAAATTGTAATATTGGGTGGAGGATTTGGAGGCATTGGAGTATTAAAAAATCTTCAAGATGAATTTCGGGAAAATAAAAACATAGAAATCACCTTAATAAGCAAAAATAATTTCCTTCTTTTTACCCCCATGCTTCCTGAAATAGTATCGGGAGCTATTGAAACAAGACATATAGTAACTCCTATTCGTTCATTTTGCAATAAATCAACGTTTTATGAGGCGGAAGTAAAATCAATAGATTTAGACAACAAAGAGATAACTATAACTCATACTATTGGAAGAGAAACGCAAGATTCTGATGTTGAAGAAAAAGAAGGACACGATCATAAACTTCGATATGATTATCTTGTTATTGCATTGGGAAGTGAAAACAATTTCTTTGGTAATTCTAATATCCAAGAAAATGCATTTACGTTAAAGACTATTACTGATGCAATTATTTTAAGAAACCATTTAATCAAAGTTCTAGAACAAGCAAACATAGAACAAGATGACAAAGAGTTGAGAAAAAGTTTATTGACTTTTGTAGTTGTCGGAGGAGGTTTTAGCGGTGTTGAAACGGTAGGAGCAGTTAACGATTTCATACGCGAATCTGTCAAACGATATTATCCGAATATTTACATGTCAGATGTAAAAGTCATCCTAGTTAGCGCTACTAATAATCTATTAGAACAAATAGATGAGGATCTAGGGCATTACGCTTTAGAAAAATTAAAGCAAAATGGAGTGGAATTTATTATGGATACTCTGGTTAAAGATATAGCCAAAAATACGACAATATTAAATAACGATATTGTAATACCTTGTTATTCTCTTATTTGGACTGCTGGAGTAACACCTAATAAATTAATTACAGATCTTAACTGCAAACATGATAAAAATCATAGAATTATCGCGAACAATTATTTAGAAGTAACTGGGTACGAAAATAGTGTTTATTCTCTAGGAGATTGTGTTTCTATAATCGATCCTCATACAGGAAAACCATATCCTCCCACAGCACAGCACGCAATAAAACAAAGTGATGTTGTATCAAAAAACATTATTTCTTCTATCAAAGGGAAACCTGAAAAAGACAAACAATTATTTGATTACAAATCAAAAGGAATGATGGCACAGATTGGTAAAAGAACTGGAGTCGCAATTTTCTTTGGTAAAATCAAATTGCATGGGATATTAGCTTGGTGGCTTTGGCGTATGTATTATTTAATAAACTTACCCACAACAAAAAAGAAAATCAAGGTCATTGGGGATTGGACATTTGATTTCATCTTTAAACCTGATATAAGTCAAATTCAATAA
- a CDS encoding molybdopterin-dependent oxidoreductase, which translates to MVFDDFPFWLRFAHFINIVFIILLIRSGVEILSALPKLYWNDHARPGTEWIKFTKKKFTPNFKKRTWISLEEEESFSSWIALPGHKNLGIGRHWHFLSIIFWISNGAAYYILLFTSGEWQRLIPTSWSILPEAINDVMLYASFQFNLPGNPYDSIQQLTYFSVVFLLGPFMIATGAAMSPSIDARFPRYPKIFGGRQAARSLHFLGMIGFVLFIIVHVAMVILSNFSENMGNIFLGQATSFGIAVGIFALFVLVVVAVNVWATGISLKNPRLVQRKLGAIIDPIRQTLFNKVVSRQQFSKSDVTPFFRVNGYPPDTKEYENLMRNGFSDWRLKVLGLVEKPLELSLVDLYALKKEIQITEHSCIQGWTAIGEWGGVSMNHLLSKCKPLPQANYVVLYSYQFTDGDQFYEAIPIELAKHPQTILAYEMNGDLLDIPHGAPLRLRVETQLGYKMVKWIKSIELVDDYKNIGMGQGGHREDHMYYDLGAGI; encoded by the coding sequence ATGGTATTCGATGATTTCCCATTTTGGTTACGGTTTGCACATTTTATAAATATAGTCTTTATCATTTTATTGATCAGAAGTGGTGTCGAAATACTTAGTGCTCTTCCAAAGTTATACTGGAATGATCATGCAAGACCAGGTACAGAGTGGATAAAATTTACCAAAAAAAAGTTCACACCTAATTTTAAGAAAAGGACGTGGATTTCCCTTGAGGAAGAAGAATCTTTTTCATCGTGGATAGCGTTACCGGGTCACAAGAACCTTGGAATAGGCCGTCACTGGCATTTTTTATCCATTATTTTCTGGATATCTAATGGTGCAGCATACTACATCCTACTTTTTACAAGCGGTGAATGGCAGCGGCTCATTCCTACTTCATGGTCGATTTTACCAGAGGCTATTAATGATGTGATGTTGTACGCAAGCTTTCAATTTAATCTTCCAGGTAATCCTTATGATTCAATACAACAACTAACGTATTTTAGCGTAGTTTTCTTACTTGGTCCATTCATGATTGCAACAGGTGCTGCAATGTCTCCTTCTATAGATGCTAGATTTCCAAGGTATCCCAAGATCTTTGGAGGCAGACAGGCCGCACGATCTCTACACTTTCTCGGAATGATTGGCTTTGTTTTGTTTATTATAGTACATGTAGCTATGGTTATATTATCCAATTTTTCAGAAAACATGGGTAACATTTTCTTAGGTCAGGCTACCAGTTTTGGCATCGCAGTTGGAATATTTGCACTTTTTGTTCTTGTAGTTGTAGCAGTTAATGTCTGGGCTACTGGCATTTCACTTAAAAATCCAAGGCTTGTACAGCGCAAACTTGGCGCTATAATAGATCCCATAAGACAAACTTTGTTTAATAAAGTTGTATCAAGACAACAGTTTTCAAAATCAGATGTAACACCTTTTTTTAGAGTTAATGGTTATCCCCCTGATACAAAAGAGTATGAAAACCTGATGAGAAATGGCTTTTCTGACTGGAGATTAAAAGTTCTGGGATTAGTAGAAAAACCACTTGAACTCTCACTTGTGGATTTGTATGCATTAAAAAAAGAGATACAAATTACAGAACATTCTTGTATCCAAGGATGGACCGCTATAGGAGAATGGGGTGGAGTTAGTATGAATCATCTTCTTTCAAAATGCAAACCTCTCCCTCAAGCAAATTATGTAGTGCTTTACTCTTATCAATTTACTGACGGAGACCAATTTTATGAGGCAATTCCAATAGAACTTGCTAAACACCCACAAACCATACTTGCGTATGAGATGAACGGGGATTTATTAGATATACCTCATGGGGCACCGTTACGATTGAGAGTTGAAACTCAACTTGGATACAAGATGGTAAAATGGATAAAATCTATCGAACTTGTAGACGATTATAAAAATATAGGTATGGGGCAAGGAGGACATCGTGAAGATCATATGTATTATGATTTAGGTGCAGGGATTTAG